In the genome of Oncorhynchus clarkii lewisi isolate Uvic-CL-2024 chromosome 4, UVic_Ocla_1.0, whole genome shotgun sequence, one region contains:
- the LOC139407513 gene encoding lon protease homolog, mitochondrial-like isoform X1, translating to MLSLHSVKLLVLVDFPRNLLNIQVGSLLLFCVSGGGEDQADPWEVPPQEQLKIIKKELGLEKEDKDAIKEKFRERLKERTVPQHIMDVINEELNKLSLLDNHSSEFNVTRNYLDWLNLELKRAEEVLAEDHYGMDDVKKHILVDKIGCGYQGDPFSALLEFLDPEQNFNFLDHNLDVPVVLSNVGGHTHTYLLGCTCPRFCLSALLM from the exons ATGTTGTCTCTCCATAGCGTAAAGCTGTTGGTACTCGTCGATTTCCCTCGGAATCTCCTTAATATCCAGGTTggctctttactattattctgtgTCTCAGGTGGAGGAGAAGATCAAGCTGACCCATGGGAAGTACCTCCTCAGGAGCAGCTGAAGATCATTAAGAAAGAGCTGGGCCTGGAGAAGGAGGACAAGGACGCCATCAAGGAGAAGTTTAGGGAGCGGCTGAAGGAGCGCACTGTGCCCCAGCACATCATGGACGTCATCAATGAGGAGCTCAACAAACTCAGCCTGCTGGACAACCACTCCTCAGAGTTCAA TGTGACCCGGAACTATCTGGACTGGCTGAACCTAGAGCTGAAACGGGCTGAAGAGGTGCTGGCGGAGGACCATTATGGGATGGACGACGTCAAGAAACACATTCTG GTTGACAAGATAGGTTGTGGTTACCAAGGCGACCCGTTCTCAGCTCTGCTGGAGTTCCTAGACCCGGAACAGAACTTCAACTTTCTGGATCACAACCTAGATGTGCCTGTGGTCCTGTCCAATgtaggtggacacacacacacatacctgttaGGATGTACCTGTCCAAG GTTCTGTTTATCTGCACTGTTAATGTGA
- the LOC139407513 gene encoding lon protease homolog, mitochondrial-like isoform X2 codes for MLSLHSVKLLVLVDFPRNLLNIQVGSLLLFCVSGGGEDQADPWEVPPQEQLKIIKKELGLEKEDKDAIKEKFRERLKERTVPQHIMDVINEELNKLSLLDNHSSEFNVTRNYLDWLNLELKRAEEVLAEDHYGMDDVKKHILVDKIGCGYQGDPFSALLEFLDPEQNFNFLDHNLDVPVVLSNVLFICTVNVTDTIT; via the exons ATGTTGTCTCTCCATAGCGTAAAGCTGTTGGTACTCGTCGATTTCCCTCGGAATCTCCTTAATATCCAGGTTggctctttactattattctgtgTCTCAGGTGGAGGAGAAGATCAAGCTGACCCATGGGAAGTACCTCCTCAGGAGCAGCTGAAGATCATTAAGAAAGAGCTGGGCCTGGAGAAGGAGGACAAGGACGCCATCAAGGAGAAGTTTAGGGAGCGGCTGAAGGAGCGCACTGTGCCCCAGCACATCATGGACGTCATCAATGAGGAGCTCAACAAACTCAGCCTGCTGGACAACCACTCCTCAGAGTTCAA TGTGACCCGGAACTATCTGGACTGGCTGAACCTAGAGCTGAAACGGGCTGAAGAGGTGCTGGCGGAGGACCATTATGGGATGGACGACGTCAAGAAACACATTCTG GTTGACAAGATAGGTTGTGGTTACCAAGGCGACCCGTTCTCAGCTCTGCTGGAGTTCCTAGACCCGGAACAGAACTTCAACTTTCTGGATCACAACCTAGATGTGCCTGTGGTCCTGTCCAAT GTTCTGTTTATCTGCACTGTTAATGTGACTGACACCATCACATAG
- the LOC139407514 gene encoding large ribosomal subunit protein eL36, whose translation MAIRYPMAVGLSKGHPVTKNVTAPKHARRRGRLTKHSKFVRDMIREVCGFAPYERRAMELLKVSKDKRALKFIKKRIGTHIRAKRKREELSNVLAAMRKAAAKKD comes from the exons ATGGCTATCAGGTATCCTATGGCCGTGGGCCTTAGTAAAGGCCACCCTGTAACCAAGAATGTGACTGCACCGAAACATGCACGTAGGCGAGGG CGTCTGACCAAGCACAGCAAGTTCGTGCGTGACATGATCCGTGAGGTGTGCGGCTTCGCCCCCTACGAGAGACGCGCCATGGAGTTGCTGAAAGTTTCCAAGGACAAGCGTGCCCTCAAGTTCATCAAGAAGAGG ATTGGAACTCACATCCGCGccaagagaaagagggaagagctCAGCAACGTTCTGGCTGCCATGAGGAAAGCCGCTGCCAAAAAGGATTAA